The sequence below is a genomic window from Aureispira sp. CCB-E.
GCGATAAAATATATAAAGGGTTTATAAGGTTGTATATGGTATACAACAAGTTTTGGTTATCCCAGTGGTTCGGGAAAGGTTTTAGGGTTATTAAATTAGTCGAAGTTACTGCTCAGTAACTTCGATTTTTTTATTTTTGTAGCCTATCAAAAATACCACTAACAAAAATTAGTAGTTAACTCATACAACTTGCTATGTGGTTTTAGCAAACTATTGAAAAATAAAAATAATGAACAAAATACATTTTAAAACGAATATTAATTGTAGCAACTGTGTTCAAAAAATTACACCTGTCTTAGATGAAATAGAAGGAGTACACGATTGGTCTGTAGATACAAGCAATGAACAAAAAA
It includes:
- a CDS encoding heavy-metal-associated domain-containing protein, translated to MNKIHFKTNINCSNCVQKITPVLDEIEGVHDWSVDTSNEQKILTVETNTVTAEEIITRVYNAGFEIALL